The following DNA comes from Clupea harengus chromosome 9, Ch_v2.0.2, whole genome shotgun sequence.
GCCAAATAAGCCCCCGAAACAAACCCTGAATTAGACGACTCGTTAAAAGTTAGTCTTTTCAGGGGAGCTATTCAATGCAGGAATAATAGATTCTGCAATCTCCCGACTACATGATCCATAGATCTTTGTGTCCCTGTTGGAAGAGCAGAGGAAGGTGTGCATCCATGCTGTCCATTAGGATACGTACTCAGCAGACTTCCAGTGTCCGGGGTGGGAAAGCCTGCGGTTGAGCTTGGGAAGTTTCTCAAGCATGTCGGTGATCTGGGAGAACGTTGGCCTCACCTCCAAACAGTATGACCAACATGCCGAAAGGATTTCCTGTGTGAAAGTCAAGGGCTTAGATGAAACTATACTTCAGAAAAATCAAAGAAAGGAATTTAAACACTATATTCTATATAGATCTATATTCCAATTTGTCAGAATGTAGAAACTTCAGCAGTCACATCCCAAAACCAACAGACAACATGAGCCACAACATATGTAGAACAGCATAACCCATATAGGCTATAAATAGGACCTATACAAACAGAGCCTTATTAAAGCATGTGGAGGAACTCACTGTGACCTCCTTCCCCAGACTGATCTCTGTCAGGACCTTCTTGATGGCCTCTCCACTGCCCACCTGCCAGATGGTGGCCTCCGCGGGCTGCATCGTGATGGGCCAGTCTCGGGCCTGCAGCTCATACCAGATAGTGCTGAGCCGTGCACAAAGAGTTAGTTACAAAGAGTACCAAAACTATTCAATTACATTCAATTATGACTGGGGCCAAAAACAAATtgcaattgtctcaaggtgctttacagcaCCCATAGcttgaaccccctagagcaaacACTAAGGCAACAGTGGCAAGgacaaactcccttttaacaggaagaaaccttgagcagaacccggTACATAAATGTTCTTTCTAGTCAATGTgtaattcacaaatgtattaaaaCAGAGTAACAATTCAACAGGTGAACCGATTGGTCGAGGAGAGGGTTTCCTACCCAAAAGCGTAAACGTCAGCAGCATTGGAAAAGGGAAGCCGGTCCTCATTGACACCTGCGCCCATCCTGCGTACAATTTCTGGAGCCAGGTAACAGATCCAACCATGAGGCAACTTCAGCTGATCCTCACGcctgatgaaaacacacacacacacacagttcaactTCAAAGACATCTTTCAACCATACTCTTCCGGTCTTTCATTTTATCATTGATTTCCCAAGATTCTTACCGTCCTTCCTGCACAACTCCAGACATCCCAAACAAGCCAAAGTCTGTGATGACCACTTTGTTTGTGTCATAAAAAACGTTCTTGGATTTCAGATCTTTGTGCACAATTCCTTTGGCATGAAGATAGCCCATCCCCTGAGAGAAACACAACCAGTATTAATCCACCGTAAACAGCAATGAAGAAAACCACTGCAGGGTCATTCCATGACAAATCACCTGGAGGACCCCACATGACCCCCTCAGTTTTTTCAGTCTAGACTCTACAGGTTGAAATTAGTCACAATAGAAAATGTAATCCTGATATCCTCTGTGGTGTTGAAGAGGTCAGTGCTGGAGAATGCTACAGCACGCTTCAGACAGTGCAAAAGGGAAAATTTGAGGGAACCTTAATTCAAACTGCCATATTTTTGGTTTCGGTTTGACCAACGTTTGGTGTTGGTCTCTGAAATTTGGCCTGTGCCCATATCAGTACATGTATATATGATAAACAATCTTATGATGAATTAAGATGGATTCAGTGGTGGCACCTTTACAATCTCTTGTGCTATTTGCCTGGTCTTGTTGATGTCAAGCGTACTTTTGGAATCTCTGACAACAGAGTAGAGTGTCCGCCCCGtacagaaactgaaaaaaaggggaaaaaaaggtgtcacatcacacgtacacacaacctGAAATAGTATATAACAAGGAATAAAACATGTAAAGGCAGATTGAAATTGAATGAAACACATTACTCAGAGTCACTCACAATTGATATCTATTTTTAAGGGTCTAGTGAAAATTCTATTTGTGACCTGGCGATATGAGGCTTCGATCCTTAAAAACGTAACACTTCAATCCTTTCTACATCACCACACTCAAACCAGTTGTTCCCTGGTTCCCTGGTTCCTGACCTGGTGATGATGGCAAGCTGAGGTGGGTTCATGCAGGCTCCCATGAACAGGACCACGTTCTCATGCCGGGTCTGGCGGTAGTTCATCACCTCGTTCTTGAACAGCTTCAAGTGATCCTGGTTATTGCCATCGATCTCCAGCAGCCGGACCGCCACCTTTTATGTGATAAAGTACATTTTCACTTTTTAACCCTGCTATTTTGATGCTATATTTGACATCTAATATCCTCTATAATTGACATTTATAGTAAGAGATTACCGGTAAATGTAATTTCCCATTTGTATTCATATTTTATGTTGTTTGTGGTTAGTGTGCTTAACAAGTACGTGAAGCAGTTTTTACAGCACCAGCTGTTACACAAATAATACACAtaattttttctttctccatcacAACACCTAGCAGCCATCACTGCTACTAGTCCTAGTAGCAGACTGATCATTAACATTCAGGTCACCTCTCCATGCCAGCGGCCACGGTGCACCTTCCCCCAGCGGCCCTTTCCTATCAGCTCCCCGAGCTCCAGCTGCTCGAAGGGGATGTCCCACTCCTGCAGGTACACGCTCGTCTGGCTGGCCTTCCGTGAAATTGGCCCTCGCCAGTAGCTCCCTCCTCGAGAGCTGGGCAGGTCGTCCAGCTCGTCGCCGTCTGGCTCACCGTCTGGCTCCCCGTCTGAGCCACTACCAAACTTCCCGGCCTTCCTCTCTGAGTTCccattctcctcttcctcctcctgttcgTAATAATCGCCTACCCTGTCGTGCTGTCGTGTGTAAGAACAGAACACAGTCCAGCTATTGAATCATATTATTACATGTGTAATAGTGCACACAGTGCAACGAGTGAGTTTTGCACAGTCCAGTTAAAAGAGTAATTTAGGGCTATTATTCAGGACCGCTATTGCTTTAAAAAGGATCAAATGAAAGGGGTTTGGATAGACACTGGAACAGATGGAGACCACAGTACACAGAGAACACAACTGCCAGTTACATGCAGTGGATGAAAAATGACACATGATACACAACACCAGAATGTAGAGTGACAGTGCAACAATAAGGTGTGGTCTTAAAGGCCTCAAGTTCATTTCCATAAATGTACAAATCCACAGATGAATTGGTCAGAGCTCAAGTGAGCACATGACGGGTGTGTTTGAGGTTGTGACTCGGCCAGGAGGGTTTTTCTAGCCTCCTCGCTCACATCCTCTTTCAGTTCTTTCACTTCCTCTATACGTCGATTGTGACACCTGGTCAGGGGTTATGCTACTGTGAACCGATATGTGAGTATAAGATGCACTGAGGCATAAAAACATTCTTTTCAAAATTGTACACAAGATtagtgtatttttttgttttgtacaattttagaatgaaaaaaaggaaaggggcACAATGCAAAACTTTGAGCAGCCGAGAGATTTGAGCTCTCAGAAAGGTACAGGCCATAACTTTTACCAAGGCATCAGGCCATAACTTTTACCAAGGCATCAGGCCATAACTTTTACCAAGCTATCAGGCCATATTAGGGCAATGACTTGTTCAAGGCCAAGTGATGCAAATTTCCAAGCTTAATACCATGACTCCTAGAAAACGTATCCCAACAATCtgcaatcatcatcatcagccatCCATAACTGACCCCATGAAGCAGGAAAAGGCTATACAAAGATAGCAAACCAGTGTCCTGAAGCTGTGTCCTAAGTTTCGGATCTGATTAAGAAATGGCAGTTAACAGGAATGGTGGAGATCAGGTTTCCGAGAGCATTGCTCCTAATTgcttgtgtgcacttgtgtgcaCTGTATATGAATGGATCTGTAATTCTTAATGATTCTTAATGAACCTGAAGACTTCCTGGCATGCTGCTCTCCAGTTAAAAGCCTAATGGTTCTGATAATGTAATTCTCACCTCtccctgctgctggtgctgatgctgctgctgctggtcatGGCCCACTTCACTCAGCTCCGACTCACTGTGGGaagcaaaaaaacacattcgACCTTTGAACTGAAGctcatcagcccccccccccccccatcagcaATCTCCGTAATACACTGTGGGATTTCAGGCAAGATGTGATGATGACAGTGTTTTTGGAATGAGACCAAACAGTAGAGCGCACAGCTGTGTCTTACCCAGTGTTGTGGTAGCTCTCAGAGCCGGACGCATTGGGCACATCTGTGGAGAGACAGTTGGAATGTTTGTCCAAACTAAATATTGACAAAAGTGCCTTACACAACATGAGAATAGTTTTGTAATACAGACAATGTGTTAATATCttataagaacacacacagcacactaaaggcacacaaaaataaaacatatttttgagCACTAGATGGAGCAGCCACACCATCTAacatcccatcacacacacactcacaaatcacATTCCTGCTCAGAGGGAAGCTACAGTAACAGAACAGACAAGCCAATACATAAGCCGTGGCTTCACTACCAGCACAGCAGCTGAAGTAACATGAGCATGTTTGAACAGAGTCATCCATCCCACACAGCAAGCAGGGTTAACTCACCAGGGAAGATAAACTGTTGTCTATGCTGAAAGTAGCAGACAGCTAGCAATGCAAATGGGTAGGAGGAGAAAAATCaaacaaagatagagagagaaagtgagagaaggagagacagaccaaAGTTAAAAGTGGTGTTACAAGACGATTAATTTCTGTCCTACTGATGACACCCTTTAGTTTTATCTTCCTTTCACGTAACGAATGAAAGAACCCCTCTATCTATTCTGTGGCAGTGAAGGAGTGGAAGGAATGGGGAAAAAGACAGCCCAAACTGAGGAAGGGACAGAATTAGAGGAAGAAAATGACAGTGATTTAGTATCATTCATGATTTAGTATTGAGGTGATTGCAATATACTAACAGACCAAaccttgtgtttgtgagatgccATACATCttgattcacacacaaaaaatgctcTCGCTTTCACCCCTTCACTTTTCACAAGTTTAAGTCTGGGTAAAATAGCAAATATGGAAGGTCTATTTGGGTGGTAGAAAAGGTAAATGTGAGAGGTTAATACATAAGACCCTTTACACGCTGTGGGTCCAGCATGTTCATAAACACTGCAGTGCAAGCGATGCGAGTGAGCTCCCGAAAGCTGTCATGTGCAGATACTGATACCTCCACCACCACATGACTGACCTGGGAAGTTGAACCTTACATCTCGGCCTTTGGGagaggggttgggtgggggcGTGGCGTTATGGAGGTTTCCCTGGGAGAAGGCTGccggagaggagggggtggaggaggtggtggaggaggggttGCTGCTGGAGTCCAGCTGCTGGTTTAGAACAGGAGGATGGTCCtgagggagacacagacaggcacatgtacacaccaaATCCCTCAGACTGCATGGTCACCACTATATTATATTCAAAGTTGAGCTCTTATCATCGTTGTTAGTTTTACACTACCGCAATGAGGAACAAACATCCTGCTAACAAAAGGGTTCATGAACACCAGCAAAAGAAACATTTGATATCGGTATCGATAAGCACTTTAGATTGTTTTTGAATCACCAATATAGCagatgccaaaaaaaaaacagacacacacaaccaagcatGGCATGACCTCATGACGCACAGATATATACGTGTGGCTGGAAGTTTCAACTCAGATTCAACTTTAAAATCCTCTAAGAAAAACTTAAAAGATCAGTACCATCTTTCAGTGTATGGTGTTTtgctacagatgataatgatggtcataataataatagatgCATTCTTGAAATTCATCCAAATGcttttgtgtatgcgtgtgtgtttatgcgtatgtgtgtatgtgtgtatgcgtgtgtgtttatgtgtgtgtgtgtgtgtgtgtgtgtgtatgtgtgtgtgtgtgtgtatgtatgtatgtgtgtgtgtgttttttgatcATCTGGCTACACTACCTTTTTTGTTATTGCCTTTGGTAAAGTGCCAAACAGAGGGATCTCAGCCGTCCGATCAATCTGGTTGTTGATGTCTGATGGGACCGACTCGGCTCTTCTGATCTTTGAAACTGCAGAaccagagacagaaacagagacagaatagAAAGGACTTTCAAACTTGATATTCTTTGTATATCTTGCGGATGTTTATCCGCataaaacatggcagatgaaaatCTTATAGGAATCGAACACACAACATTTTCAAAGTTCAAAGGCAGATGGATGGCAAAGGTAAACTTTTCAAACAGGTGTTCCAACAAATAATAGATGTTAACACAACTAGCAACACAACTTGAACACTTAACTCAGACAATATAGCTGTACTTATACACCTTTCACAGGTTTGCATTTAATgagaaatgtccttgtttttgaaagaaaaatcACTTATTCTATTCAAATAACCTAAAATCGACCAGGCTTACAGTGTAGACATTGTTACTGTTGTAAAAGCATACCCAAGCTGGAAATGGCTGAATTTAAAATTTAAATTCAATATCTATATCTAGGTGTAAAAGGCCAATTGAAGCATTGAAGAGGCTCTGGAATGCCTGCCTTCACATCTGTGACTGGCGTATATTATATATGGTAGTGTATATTGCTACACCACTCAACTTTCTGCCTTGTAATGTGACAAGTAACAAGCTTCTTCATAACTGCAACATTTATGGAGAGGACTAGTGATTCAAATAAGACATATAACTGGATACTGTAAATAAAGCGCTTAAAGGAAAACTTCAAGAATTTCGAACCTGAACATTCAGAATTTTTGAACCCCATTCAGTACCTGTAGCCAATGGCAACAGTGGGGGGCTGTCTTCTAATGTTTACAAAAGGAAAGTAATGGACTACAGGCCCTGAATGGTTTGCTACGCCAGAGCCCGGAAGAAGAGACAGtcattgaggtaaacagacgcaGATCTCTGTAgagatcctttccatgttgtcagacacttataataacatttatgagcctgtcagtggttaAAAACATGCAGTTTTGTTTGACGCAGATGCTTGATGATCTGGCATTACGTGTTTCTAGTAAAAATAGGGCCCGGGTTAAAAAATCCTGATATTTCCCTTTAAGATACAACAGCTCATTTAGAGTCTGTGATCAGAACATATTCTCCCGGAATGAGGCAAGTCTTTGCATCAGCTTTCAATAATAGGTATGTGAAAGTGTTCAACAAAAAGCAAATATATCTATCAGTTTGCAATGTTTCATATGACTAGATTAATTAATTTGCAGGTAATGGGGAAAACTTACATGGAAGGAAAGGTAGGTGACATGGTGGGGCCTCCTTCGTGCATTTGTTGTGGCACTTTAACCTAAGTGTGGGAAAAGGACACGGTTACAGTAATACACAGCAAAATGATTGGGTTGATGAAATGGTGTTTCATGTATTACTCACTTGCAGTGTTTACACTTTACGCCAAACATCATGTTCTTCTGACACACCTTACACACCTGTGACAGCCACGACTTGGTAGAGAACCTggtcaaaacaacacaaaagacTGAAGGTTATCCTAGGTTGTCTGAGGGCTATCCTTTTCTAACACTCAACTTTGTGCACTCAACATTCAATATCCCATGAAAATCAAGAACATTAACTGTGATTGTATTAGGGATTTCAAAACACAATTTTGATTTTTGATATTTTACCTCAAAttcactgtattttttttcttctttttatttctttgcaTCAATATAAACAATCAACAGAATACAACAAATCTTCATGAAAAACAATCATGTCCAGTGACTTAGTATAGGTCTAGAGTATTGGTCTCAAGACATGTGCTTCCAGGCTAGTGCCCACCTGTGTGTGACTGGAAGACCGAAATCCCTCCTCATAGTCTGCGGGGAGCTCCGGTGTATTGCCAAATTATCTGTGgcaagacatagagagagaaaactgatggagagaaacagaggtaCGGAGCTAACGTATCTGCCATTTCAAACAGGAATGGCAAGGCTAAGGCATTCTCTATTAAGCATATTCTTGAGCTCAtcagaagcctgtgtgtgtgaatgtgtgtgtgtgggtttgtgggtgtgtgggtgtatgtgtatgtgtgtgtgtgtgtgtgtgtgtgtgtgtgtgtgtgttggtttgtgaaGGCTCTAaagagggtgtgagagtgtatgtatgtgtttgttaaaCTCACTTTTGAGAACTGCATCCTCCAAGTGGCCTGGGAGGATGTAGGGGCTGTGGATGGGGAGGAGTggggagcgagaggaggagTCATCGGCCCCGCCACCGCTGCCATTGATCTGCACATTCAGGGGCAGCTTGTTCTTCTTCCTGCTCcccacagaggaagaagagggcaGCATCAGTACAGCTGTGATCGGTCATTCAGAgaactccaacacacacacacacacacacacacacacacacacacacacacacacgcacacacacacaccacatgcattgatcgctcacacacacacagacaccacacagcgTTCAAAAACCCTCATAGATCATCACGCTTACACAgcatataaacacacccaccccccccttcctgATATACTATGACAAAGGACTGCTAATATTGAAATAGTCTTTTTCGTTGCGAAGATACAAACAATAAAGTCTGCTCATAAGTTATAAACCATAATCAAAAGGGTAAGTATAGACTGAAATgcgttttttgagctgtaaacagAATGATATGACTGCacagtgatgaaacacatcaatttCTATTTAAAcatgccatctactgtttaaaatcaagGCCAATGCTGACATAGATTCGACCTGTTTGTACAATCTATGTCATGATGTACACAGACTCACTCTAGTAAATTTAGCCCCTTGCCCTCTCTTTAGAATTTTTtaaaatgatgcagtgggtggagttagaCTCACAGCTGGGAGTGCTCTTAcacatttatgtaattaaaaacCTCCCAAATACAGAAATTGCAATGTCATCATAACCCAGTGTCATCATTATACAGTCCATTAGAAAtgttcacacatacagtggggaaaataagtatttgaacccctgccgatttccaggtttggccacttgcaaagaaatgtgtgatctataattgtaatggtaggtgtattttaacagtgagaaatagaatatcaacaaacaaatccagaaaactgcattttaaaacatttatgatttatttgatgcagaaaataagtatttgaacccccaagcaaatagcaagaattctggctcccaatgaccagttatgtgcccaaaaagcacacagattagtcctcattaggcctaacaaggtacacctgatctcaactggtgacgtgtataaaagaaacctgtccaaagaatcatactttacaccttcaacctcaccaccatgggcaagaccaaagagttgagcaagattgtagacctgcacaaggctagaatgggttacaaaaccatcggcaagcagcttggtgagaagcagacaactattggtgcgattattcgtaaatggaagcaacaccaaacaactgtcaatcgctctaggtctggggctccatgcaagatatcccctcgtgcggtatcggtgatcatccgaaaggtgcagaataaccccagaactacacagggggagcttgtgaatgatctcaaggcagctgggaccacagtcaccaagaaaaccattggcaacacactacgccgtaatggtttgaagtactgcagcattcacaaggtccccctgctcaaggaagcacatgtacagggctgtgtgaagtttgccaatgaacacttgaatgattctaaggaggattgggagacaggatgtggtcagatgagaccaaaatcaagctctttggcatcaactcgacttgccgcgtttggagggggaaaaatGCTGAacatgaccccaagaacaccatccccaccgtcaagcatggaggtggaaacattatgctttggggctgtttctctgccaagggtacaggacgactccactgcattgaggggactatggatggggccatgtaacgtagaatattgggcttgaacctcattccctcattccctcccattgaaaacgcaaccttaaggatttggagaggatctgcaaagaggagtggaccaaaatccctcctgagatgtgtgtaaacctggtgaccaacttacagaaaagtctgacgtctgtgcttgccaacaagggttattccaccaagtactaagtcatgttttactaggggttcaaatacttattttttgcatcaaatgcaaattaagtcataaatgttattaaatgcagttttctggatttttttgttgatattctgtttctcactgttaaaatacacctactattacaattgtagatcacacatttatttgcaagtggccaaacttgtgaaatcggcaggggttcaaatacttattttccccactgtatttgAGGCTTGACAGTGAgcaaaacataacaaaaacataaatcaaTAGAGAGAATGGAAAATCTCAGAACATATGCTTGGAGCTACAGGCAACCATCATAGGACTGAAGCTTAGTGTTCTACAGAAATCTGTCTGCCATGCACCTAGCTGCAGGGAAGTCTTGGAAAAACACTTACACCTAAAAACTGGGACATCCACATCTTTCCCCCTCTGCCCACTGGGACAGCCATAAATCAGTttttacaaaagaaaaagataTCAGCAGTGAGGGAAGAAGGGGTCGGTGAATGGAAAATTCTGAGAGTCCAACATGAGGGGCCTGGAGAGGGCCACTAGATTCCCGGTTACATTATCTGGCTCGGTTACAGAAGGATCTGGAACGCTAAGAGGTCTGGACGCCAGCTAGTCTGAGGTCACGCCTGACCGCACCATGACTATGTTTTCgagaaatggagaggggggtagggaggtggagaggggaggaaaagagagagacaaaagtagagaggaagacagatagtgagagggaaaaaaaacaaaaaaaacagaaggagcgggaagggaaagaaacataggagaaaggggaagagataAGGAAAGCCAGAGTGGAGTGAGGAAAGAGGTTAACGCCTGCTCCATTTGACATGGAACATCTCCAAGGAGAATTCCATGCAGCCATGGAACCCAGCTGAAGATTGTGGTCAGCACAATATtcccttcattcattcagtgacCCAGGCTGAACCTTAACTTGGGCCACACACTTTAACAGGTTAGATCAGCACACATCGGCTCAGGGAGGCTAAGATGCAAAACAAAGATGTTTCCTCGGCCAAGCAAAGTGTCGAACGGTAGACTATAGTG
Coding sequences within:
- the LOC105902820 gene encoding kinase suppressor of Ras 1 isoform X2 gives rise to the protein MDSVPGTGETMVESDCQSDQNSGSSALMAALHQCELIQNMIEISISSLQGLRTKCAASNDLTQQEIHILEVKLVNYISKQLQCKQRVPKRERSTALESYPRLGDWLRTINLKPEIIETVPVKLSLDALLQMSTCQVQDTMKRLGSSSEECSHITAALSCLKRTTERGEELREDGIPWISEPTRQDGGFPSPTDQCSCPSAGQNVAHSPHTMSPGTPTLIMTPCNPPTGHGRSVSVSTVPTFDVHDSQGDLFPFSRKGRIHSNAATPPGTPTSKRKGQLKPHRTPPPSSRKLLAQLLPNITLTRCKSQESQLANRIEEPTSKKKNKLPLNVQINGSGGGADDSSSRSPLLPIHSPYILPGHLEDAVLKNNLAIHRSSPQTMRRDFGLPVTHRFSTKSWLSQVCKVCQKNMMFGVKCKHCKLKCHNKCTKEAPPCHLPFLPFSKIRRAESVPSDINNQIDRTAEIPLFGTLPKAITKKDHPPVLNQQLDSSSNPSSTTSSTPSSPAAFSQGNLHNATPPPNPSPKGRDVRFNFPDVPNASGSESYHNTGESELSEVGHDQQQQHQHQQQGEHDRVGDYYEQEEEEENGNSERKAGKFGSGSDGEPDGEPDGDELDDLPSSRGGSYWRGPISRKASQTSVYLQEWDIPFEQLELGELIGKGRWGKVHRGRWHGEVAVRLLEIDGNNQDHLKLFKNEVMNYRQTRHENVVLFMGACMNPPQLAIITSFCTGRTLYSVVRDSKSTLDINKTRQIAQEIVKGMGYLHAKGIVHKDLKSKNVFYDTNKVVITDFGLFGMSGVVQEGRREDQLKLPHGWICYLAPEIVRRMGAGVNEDRLPFSNAADVYAFGTIWYELQARDWPITMQPAEATIWQVGSGEAIKKVLTEISLGKEVTEILSACWSYCLEVRPTFSQITDMLEKLPKLNRRLSHPGHWKSAESWHHHCLREHCSEGLRSRCPYN
- the LOC105902820 gene encoding kinase suppressor of Ras 1 isoform X1 — translated: MDSVPGTGETMVESDCQSDQNSGSSALMAALHQCELIQNMIEISISSLQGLRTKCAASNDLTQQEIHILEVKLVNYISKQLQCKQRVPKRERSTALESYPRLGDWLRTINLKPEIIETVPVKLSLDALLQMSTCQVQDTMKRLGSSSEECSHITAALSCLKRTTERGEELREDGIPWISEPTRQDGGFPSPTDQCSCPSAGQNVAHSPHTMSPGTPTLIMTPCNPPTGHGRSVSVSTVPTFDVHDSQGDLFPFSRKGRIHSNAATPPGTPTSKRKGQLKPHRTPPPSSRKLLAQLLPNITLTRCKSQESQLANRIEEPTSKKKNKLPLNVQINGSGGGADDSSSRSPLLPIHSPYILPGHLEDAVLKNNLAIHRSSPQTMRRDFGLPVTHRFSTKSWLSQVCKVCQKNMMFGVKCKHCKLKCHNKCTKEAPPCHLPFLPFSKIRRAESVPSDINNQIDRTAEIPLFGTLPKAITKKDHPPVLNQQLDSSSNPSSTTSSTPSSPAAFSQGNLHNATPPPNPSPKGRDVRFNFPAVCYFQHRQQFIFPDVPNASGSESYHNTGESELSEVGHDQQQQHQHQQQGEHDRVGDYYEQEEEEENGNSERKAGKFGSGSDGEPDGEPDGDELDDLPSSRGGSYWRGPISRKASQTSVYLQEWDIPFEQLELGELIGKGRWGKVHRGRWHGEVAVRLLEIDGNNQDHLKLFKNEVMNYRQTRHENVVLFMGACMNPPQLAIITSFCTGRTLYSVVRDSKSTLDINKTRQIAQEIVKGMGYLHAKGIVHKDLKSKNVFYDTNKVVITDFGLFGMSGVVQEGRREDQLKLPHGWICYLAPEIVRRMGAGVNEDRLPFSNAADVYAFGTIWYELQARDWPITMQPAEATIWQVGSGEAIKKVLTEISLGKEVTEILSACWSYCLEVRPTFSQITDMLEKLPKLNRRLSHPGHWKSAESWHHHCLREHCSEGLRSRCPYN
- the LOC105902820 gene encoding kinase suppressor of Ras 1 isoform X4 codes for the protein MSTCQVQDTMKRLGSSSEECSHITAALSCLKRTTERGEELREDGIPWISEPTRQDGGFPSPTDQCSCPSAGQNVAHSPHTMSPGTPTLIMTPCNPPTGHGRSVSVSTVPTFDVHDSQGDLFPFSRKGRIHSNAATPPGTPTSKRKGQLKPHRTPPPSSRKLLAQLLPNITLTRCKSQESQLANRIEEPTSKKKNKLPLNVQINGSGGGADDSSSRSPLLPIHSPYILPGHLEDAVLKNNLAIHRSSPQTMRRDFGLPVTHRFSTKSWLSQVCKVCQKNMMFGVKCKHCKLKCHNKCTKEAPPCHLPFLPFSKIRRAESVPSDINNQIDRTAEIPLFGTLPKAITKKDHPPVLNQQLDSSSNPSSTTSSTPSSPAAFSQGNLHNATPPPNPSPKGRDVRFNFPAVCYFQHRQQFIFPDVPNASGSESYHNTGESELSEVGHDQQQQHQHQQQGEHDRVGDYYEQEEEEENGNSERKAGKFGSGSDGEPDGEPDGDELDDLPSSRGGSYWRGPISRKASQTSVYLQEWDIPFEQLELGELIGKGRWGKVHRGRWHGEVAVRLLEIDGNNQDHLKLFKNEVMNYRQTRHENVVLFMGACMNPPQLAIITSFCTGRTLYSVVRDSKSTLDINKTRQIAQEIVKGMGYLHAKGIVHKDLKSKNVFYDTNKVVITDFGLFGMSGVVQEGRREDQLKLPHGWICYLAPEIVRRMGAGVNEDRLPFSNAADVYAFGTIWYELQARDWPITMQPAEATIWQVGSGEAIKKVLTEISLGKEVTEILSACWSYCLEVRPTFSQITDMLEKLPKLNRRLSHPGHWKSAESWHHHCLREHCSEGLRSRCPYN
- the LOC105902820 gene encoding kinase suppressor of Ras 1 isoform X3, with translation MTVPVKLSLDALLQMSTCQVQDTMKRLGSSSEECSHITAALSCLKRTTERGEELREDGIPWISEPTRQDGGFPSPTDQCSCPSAGQNVAHSPHTMSPGTPTLIMTPCNPPTGHGRSVSVSTVPTFDVHDSQGDLFPFSRKGRIHSNAATPPGTPTSKRKGQLKPHRTPPPSSRKLLAQLLPNITLTRCKSQESQLANRIEEPTSKKKNKLPLNVQINGSGGGADDSSSRSPLLPIHSPYILPGHLEDAVLKNNLAIHRSSPQTMRRDFGLPVTHRFSTKSWLSQVCKVCQKNMMFGVKCKHCKLKCHNKCTKEAPPCHLPFLPFSKIRRAESVPSDINNQIDRTAEIPLFGTLPKAITKKDHPPVLNQQLDSSSNPSSTTSSTPSSPAAFSQGNLHNATPPPNPSPKGRDVRFNFPAVCYFQHRQQFIFPDVPNASGSESYHNTGESELSEVGHDQQQQHQHQQQGEHDRVGDYYEQEEEEENGNSERKAGKFGSGSDGEPDGEPDGDELDDLPSSRGGSYWRGPISRKASQTSVYLQEWDIPFEQLELGELIGKGRWGKVHRGRWHGEVAVRLLEIDGNNQDHLKLFKNEVMNYRQTRHENVVLFMGACMNPPQLAIITSFCTGRTLYSVVRDSKSTLDINKTRQIAQEIVKGMGYLHAKGIVHKDLKSKNVFYDTNKVVITDFGLFGMSGVVQEGRREDQLKLPHGWICYLAPEIVRRMGAGVNEDRLPFSNAADVYAFGTIWYELQARDWPITMQPAEATIWQVGSGEAIKKVLTEISLGKEVTEILSACWSYCLEVRPTFSQITDMLEKLPKLNRRLSHPGHWKSAESWHHHCLREHCSEGLRSRCPYN